ACAACAAACCTAGTTTACAATTGAATCTTATTCCTTGGAGCTTTCTACAGATTCTTTCAGAATTTTTTCCACTCGTCTTTTCTTGTCATCCTTTTCATTATCATTTCCAAACCACGAGGCAATCTTCAGAAGGTCCTCCTCATTCTGTGAATTTAAATCCGACATTGTGCCTAAGGATTTCTTTCCAATTCCAATCTTAAAACGCACTGTAGGCCTCTGATCATAAAGAAGCTTCTTCTTTACATTGTCAGAATCACATAACCCACTCTTCATTGCTTCAATGGCAGGAGCAAATGTCTCCAACACAGAAACATGGTTTCCCACATCGACATGAACTGGATTTCTCAAAGCCACTTCATTTGAAAGCTTAGTTGGAAGAACAACCGATGACACTTCCTTTTCCCCAACATGCAAAGGTGCAGCAAGATACGGATTACTCTCAGTAGCAACATATCCACTACCATGTGAAGAACCTCCTTTATTTTCATTATGAGCAAACCGCAACTGCAAATTCAACAATGACCGATCCATATTCCTTTCAACCCTTTCTAACTCAGACTCAGTCTTCTTCCCATTAGAAACACCCATTGTTTCATTCTCTACACTCAACCAAGTCGCATAAGTCTCAGGATCAGGAAAAGCAGGCAACCAACTCGGTATATGCTCCCCAGGAGGATCTTCTCCTTTTTCCCAAAAACTCCCAGTTTTTGTCGACTCTTTAACAACCGGGAATCCAGGAACATCATAAGCAAATGGGATAAAATCCGAAACACCGACAAAGTGTGTAATATC
This window of the Gossypium hirsutum isolate 1008001.06 chromosome A09, Gossypium_hirsutum_v2.1, whole genome shotgun sequence genome carries:
- the LOC107888531 gene encoding transcription initiation factor TFIID subunit 8, whose product is MNNGCLENRKKEHDNSQKRPKSYKFGSKSDDFALAIAKVAVAQLCESVGFQGFHLSALETLSDISVRYIYSIGKTANLSANLAGRVEGNVFDIIHGLEDLGSNLGFSGASDVDRCVVSSGVVKDITHFVGVSDFIPFAYDVPGFPVVKESTKTGSFWEKGEDPPGEHIPSWLPAFPDPETYATWLSVENETMGVSNGKKTESELERVERNMDRSLLNLQLRFAHNENKGGSSHGSGYVATESNPYLAAPLHVGEKEVSSVVLPTKLSNEVALRNPVHVDVGNHVSVLETFAPAIEAMKSGLCDSDNVKKKLLYDQRPTVRFKIGIGKKSLGTMSDLNSQNEEDLLKIASWFGNDNEKDDKKRRVEKILKESVESSKE